The following coding sequences lie in one candidate division KSB1 bacterium genomic window:
- the pyrR gene encoding bifunctional pyr operon transcriptional regulator/uracil phosphoribosyltransferase PyrR: MCKVKAILINEVGLARTLTRLAHEIVERNAGAKNLAIIGVRTRGATLAERLVKRIEEIEGVRVPLGALDITLYRDDFRRRLKQPLVQATDIPFALDEMNIVLVDDVLYTGRTSRAALDALMDLGRPASVQLAVLIDRGHRELPIQPDYVGKRVTTSIGEEVRVRLKEKDGEDAVLLVEAPEEQ, encoded by the coding sequence ATGTGCAAAGTAAAGGCAATTTTGATCAACGAAGTCGGTTTGGCTCGCACACTGACGCGCCTGGCGCATGAGATTGTGGAGCGGAATGCGGGGGCAAAGAACCTGGCGATCATCGGTGTGCGTACGCGCGGCGCTACTTTGGCGGAAAGATTGGTCAAGAGGATCGAGGAGATCGAAGGGGTGCGCGTGCCGCTCGGGGCTTTGGATATTACTCTTTACCGCGACGACTTTCGGCGGCGCCTCAAACAGCCTCTGGTGCAGGCGACCGATATTCCCTTCGCTCTCGATGAAATGAATATCGTGCTGGTGGACGACGTACTCTACACCGGCCGCACTTCGCGCGCCGCGTTGGACGCCCTGATGGATCTCGGCAGACCCGCCAGCGTTCAGCTGGCCGTATTGATCGATCGAGGCCATCGAGAGCTGCCCATTCAGCCCGACTATGTCGGTAAAAGAGTGACCACCTCCATCGGCGAAGAAGTCCGCGTGCGTTTGAAAGAAAAAGACGGCGAAGACGCCGTGCTGTTGGTGGAAGCGCCGGAGGAACAATAA
- a CDS encoding aspartate carbamoyltransferase catalytic subunit translates to MGLSSRHLLGLEGVPAKDITLILDTAENLKSILDRPIPKVPTLRGITVVNLFFENSTRTRISFELAEKRLSADTINFSAAGSSVKKGETLKDTVRNIEAMKIDMIVVRHSAAGVPYFLTQCTDAVIINAGDGRHEHPTQALLDMMTLREKWGTLKGKKVAIIGDIRHSRVAGSNIRGLKTMGAEVMVCGPRTLIPPGIKEFGVEVTYRLDEAIEWADALNVLRIQLERQEKGLFPSIREYHNEYGITRERIARAKKELIIMHPGPINRGVELDADVADSEASIILDQVTNGVAVRMAVLVLLSGFDNSQESLR, encoded by the coding sequence ATGGGTTTGTCGAGTCGACATTTGCTCGGCTTGGAAGGGGTTCCGGCTAAAGACATCACGCTTATTTTGGATACGGCCGAAAACCTGAAAAGCATTCTGGATCGGCCTATACCCAAAGTGCCGACGCTAAGGGGTATTACGGTTGTTAATCTCTTTTTCGAAAACTCGACGCGCACCCGTATTTCTTTCGAATTGGCTGAAAAGCGGCTTTCAGCCGATACCATTAATTTTTCCGCCGCCGGCAGCTCGGTGAAAAAGGGCGAGACGCTCAAGGATACGGTGCGCAACATCGAGGCGATGAAAATCGACATGATCGTTGTGCGTCATTCAGCCGCCGGGGTTCCCTATTTTCTCACCCAGTGCACCGACGCGGTCATCATCAATGCCGGCGACGGCAGGCACGAGCATCCGACGCAGGCTCTGCTCGACATGATGACGCTGCGCGAAAAGTGGGGGACGCTGAAAGGCAAAAAGGTGGCGATCATCGGCGACATTCGACACAGCCGAGTCGCGGGCTCGAACATTCGCGGACTAAAAACCATGGGCGCCGAGGTGATGGTCTGTGGTCCCCGAACTTTGATCCCTCCGGGCATTAAAGAGTTCGGCGTTGAGGTCACCTATCGGCTGGATGAAGCCATCGAGTGGGCGGACGCCTTGAACGTTTTACGTATTCAGCTTGAGCGTCAGGAAAAGGGGCTTTTCCCTTCCATACGTGAATATCACAATGAATACGGCATTACACGCGAGCGCATCGCCCGTGCCAAAAAGGAGCTGATCATCATGCATCCCGGCCCGATCAACCGCGGAGTGGAGCTCGATGCCGATGTGGCCGATTCCGAGGCCTCGATCATTCTCGATCAGGTTACCAACGGTGTGGCAGTGCGTATGGCCGTACTCGTACTGCTCAGCGGATTTGATAATTCACAGGAGTCGTTAAGGTGA
- a CDS encoding dihydroorotase produces the protein MSDNLLRADLILLHGGEVFDPNGGEPMRADMVIRNGKIDQIGSVDPQSFNGKVYEISGCWITPGLFDMHVHLREPGREDEETIESGCSAAAAGGFTGIACMPNTSPPCDSQEVVRFIKKKAQDQPTEVYPIAALTKGRQGKEITEMADLVRAGAVAFSDDGSPVADTSVMRNAMDYAFMFDVPIIDHCEDPFLAQGGHMNEGLISTRLGLPGIPNAAEAVQIARDILLCRLTGAKVHIAHLSTQEGVELVRRAKEAGLPVTAEVTPHHLFFTDADLATFDTNLKMNPPLRTSEDVAALEQGLREGVIDAFASDHAPHSLEEKDVEFDAAPFGIIGLETMLGVVFKQIVGRGVLTAAQALQKMIISPRKILGLPIPKLSEGQPAELTIFHPTALWTFDKTLSRSRSRNTPYHGMEFPAKVWGIINKGMVWTA, from the coding sequence GTGAGTGATAACTTGCTTCGAGCCGACCTGATTCTGCTGCACGGCGGCGAGGTGTTCGATCCGAATGGCGGTGAGCCGATGCGGGCCGACATGGTCATCCGCAACGGCAAAATCGACCAGATCGGCTCGGTCGACCCGCAAAGCTTTAACGGAAAGGTTTACGAAATTTCCGGTTGCTGGATTACGCCGGGTTTATTCGATATGCATGTGCATCTGCGGGAGCCGGGCCGCGAAGATGAAGAGACCATCGAAAGCGGATGTTCCGCTGCAGCGGCCGGCGGCTTTACCGGCATTGCCTGCATGCCGAACACGTCGCCTCCCTGCGATTCGCAGGAGGTCGTCCGATTCATCAAGAAAAAGGCGCAGGATCAGCCGACCGAAGTCTATCCGATTGCCGCATTGACCAAAGGCCGGCAGGGTAAAGAGATCACCGAAATGGCCGATCTCGTCCGCGCCGGCGCTGTGGCTTTTTCGGATGACGGCAGCCCGGTGGCAGACACTTCTGTGATGCGCAACGCCATGGATTATGCCTTTATGTTCGACGTGCCCATCATCGATCATTGCGAGGACCCCTTCTTGGCTCAGGGCGGCCATATGAACGAGGGGCTGATTTCTACACGTCTGGGGCTGCCGGGCATTCCGAACGCCGCCGAAGCCGTGCAGATTGCCCGCGATATCCTGCTTTGCCGACTAACCGGGGCCAAAGTCCACATTGCCCACCTCTCGACCCAAGAAGGCGTCGAACTGGTGCGTCGCGCCAAAGAAGCCGGACTGCCGGTCACGGCCGAAGTGACGCCGCATCACCTGTTTTTCACGGATGCGGATTTGGCGACCTTTGACACCAATCTCAAGATGAATCCGCCGCTGCGCACGTCGGAAGATGTGGCGGCGCTTGAGCAGGGTCTGCGTGAAGGCGTGATCGATGCCTTTGCTTCGGATCATGCGCCGCATTCGCTCGAGGAAAAAGATGTCGAATTTGATGCCGCGCCGTTCGGCATCATCGGCTTGGAAACGATGTTGGGCGTTGTGTTCAAACAGATCGTCGGTCGCGGTGTTTTAACGGCCGCACAGGCGCTGCAAAAAATGATCATCTCGCCGAGAAAGATCCTCGGCCTGCCGATTCCGAAACTAAGCGAGGGTCAACCTGCCGAGCTGACGATTTTTCACCCGACGGCGCTGTGGACCTTTGACAAAACTCTTTCCCGTTCCAGATCGCGCAACACGCCTTATCACGGCATGGAATTCCCGGCAAAGGTGTGGGGGATCATCAACAAGGGAATGGTTTGGACAGCATAA
- the rplM gene encoding 50S ribosomal protein L13, with translation MKTYSPKPQDVQRKWWVVDAEGQVLGRLASKIAHILRGKHKPIWAPHADVGDYVIVINADKVKLTGRKAQKKVYVHYSGYPGGLKMNPIRRVMSRKPEFVLREAVRGMLPGNRLGRRILKHVKIYASPTHPHEAQQPEKLVL, from the coding sequence TTGAAAACGTACTCGCCCAAACCGCAGGATGTGCAGCGCAAGTGGTGGGTAGTCGATGCGGAAGGACAGGTCTTGGGACGTTTGGCAAGCAAAATTGCCCACATATTGCGCGGCAAACATAAACCCATTTGGGCGCCGCATGCCGACGTCGGCGATTATGTCATTGTGATCAACGCCGACAAGGTCAAATTGACCGGTCGCAAAGCGCAGAAAAAGGTCTACGTGCATTATTCGGGCTATCCGGGCGGATTGAAAATGAATCCCATCCGCCGAGTAATGAGCCGAAAACCGGAGTTCGTATTGCGCGAAGCGGTGCGGGGCATGTTGCCGGGCAATCGTTTGGGACGCCGAATTTTGAAACACGTCAAGATCTATGCTTCGCCGACCCATCCCCATGAAGCGCAGCAACCCGAAAAATTGGTCCTTTAG
- the rpsI gene encoding 30S ribosomal protein S9 — protein sequence MKGNYIYATGRRKEAVARVYLKPGTGKFTVNGRELSEYVKRSTLKMIVEQPLVSTEMLGKVDIKAYAKGGGLTGQAGALLLGIARALVKSNEEFRPILRRKGFLTRDPRMVERKKYGRAGARKRFQFSKR from the coding sequence ATGAAAGGAAACTACATTTACGCTACCGGACGACGGAAGGAAGCCGTAGCCCGCGTCTATTTAAAGCCGGGAACCGGCAAGTTTACCGTCAACGGTCGCGAGTTGTCCGAGTATGTCAAGCGCAGCACGCTCAAAATGATCGTTGAGCAGCCGCTGGTTTCGACCGAAATGCTCGGCAAAGTCGACATCAAGGCCTACGCCAAGGGCGGCGGACTGACCGGTCAGGCTGGTGCGCTGCTGTTAGGGATCGCTCGGGCTCTGGTCAAGAGCAACGAAGAATTCAGGCCGATCCTTCGCCGCAAGGGTTTCTTGACGCGCGATCCGCGCATGGTCGAGCGCAAAAAGTACGGACGCGCCGGCGCGCGCAAACGCTTTCAATTCTCCAAACGTTAA
- the rpsB gene encoding 30S ribosomal protein S2 gives MAEITIQDLLLAGCHFGHLTRRWNPKMKPYIFMERNGIHIIDLKKTLVHLKKACEAMTQIVSDGGDVLFVGTKKQARDIIKVEAERCGMPYVCERWLGGTLTNFVTIRRSVKRLKNLEKKAIDGTYDKLTKKEILTIEREKEKLNKVLGGIREMNRLPSAIYIVDAKKEAIAVREAARLGITIFGLIDTNSDPDLIDYVIPCNDDAFKAINLITHALADAVIAGTAGRASRPVVEEEPEEQPELALRFDEEE, from the coding sequence ATGGCGGAAATTACCATTCAAGATCTGTTGCTTGCCGGGTGCCATTTCGGCCATTTGACGCGACGGTGGAATCCCAAGATGAAGCCGTACATTTTCATGGAACGAAACGGCATCCACATCATTGACCTGAAAAAGACCCTCGTTCACTTGAAAAAAGCCTGCGAAGCCATGACGCAGATCGTCAGCGACGGCGGTGACGTGCTGTTCGTCGGCACAAAAAAGCAGGCGCGCGACATCATCAAGGTCGAAGCGGAGCGCTGCGGCATGCCCTATGTCTGCGAGCGTTGGCTCGGCGGTACCCTGACCAACTTTGTGACCATCCGTCGCAGCGTCAAGCGATTGAAAAACTTGGAAAAAAAGGCCATCGACGGCACTTATGACAAGTTGACGAAAAAGGAAATTCTTACGATCGAGCGGGAAAAGGAAAAGCTCAACAAGGTTTTGGGCGGCATTCGCGAGATGAACCGCCTGCCGAGCGCAATTTACATTGTCGATGCGAAAAAAGAGGCCATCGCCGTGCGCGAAGCGGCGCGGCTGGGCATCACGATTTTCGGCCTCATTGATACTAATTCGGATCCCGATTTGATCGATTACGTTATACCTTGCAATGACGATGCCTTTAAGGCGATCAATCTGATTACCCATGCTCTTGCCGATGCGGTGATTGCCGGAACGGCTGGACGCGCCTCGCGACCGGTCGTAGAAGAAGAGCCCGAAGAACAACCGGAATTGGCGCTGCGGTTTGACGAAGAAGAATAA
- the tsf gene encoding translation elongation factor Ts: MAVTAADVQKLREMTGAGMMDCKKALTESGGDFDKAVDYLRTKGLQTVDKKAGRATDQGIIQAYIHPGSRLGVLVEINCETDFVARTPDFQNFAKDVAMQIAASKPIAVRREDVPQHIVEHELEIYRAQAREQGKPENVIERMIGGKLEKFYQENCLLEQAFVKNPDMTIRDYLNQTISKLGENIVIKRFVRYQLGE, translated from the coding sequence ATGGCTGTAACGGCAGCTGACGTACAAAAACTGCGCGAAATGACCGGCGCCGGTATGATGGACTGCAAAAAAGCGCTGACCGAAAGCGGCGGCGATTTCGATAAAGCGGTCGACTATTTGCGCACCAAAGGCCTGCAAACCGTCGACAAAAAAGCGGGTCGAGCAACTGATCAGGGCATTATTCAAGCCTACATTCATCCCGGCAGCCGCCTGGGCGTGCTGGTGGAGATCAATTGCGAGACCGATTTTGTCGCTCGAACGCCGGATTTTCAGAATTTTGCCAAAGATGTTGCCATGCAGATTGCCGCCTCCAAACCGATTGCGGTGCGCCGTGAGGATGTGCCCCAGCATATTGTGGAGCACGAGCTGGAGATCTATCGTGCACAGGCGCGCGAGCAGGGCAAGCCGGAGAACGTCATCGAGCGCATGATCGGCGGCAAGCTCGAAAAGTTTTATCAGGAAAACTGCCTTTTGGAACAGGCATTCGTCAAGAACCCTGATATGACGATTCGAGATTACCTCAACCAAACCATCAGTAAACTCGGCGAAAATATCGTAATTAAACGTTTCGTCCGCTATCAGCTGGGCGAATAA
- the pyrH gene encoding UMP kinase, with protein MEEKKPIFRRILLKLSGEVLMGEERKLAIDPATVNEICEEISQVAHLGVQIAIVIGGGNIFRGLSASARGMDRVTADYMGMLGTVINSLALQDFLERYDLQTRVMTAIKMEELAEPFIRRRAVRHLENGRVVIFGAGTGNPYFTTDTAATLRAVEVQADAILKATKVDGVYDSDPVQNPSAVKFDRLTYYEVFRRQLKVMDTTAVTLCMENKLPIVVFKLREKGNLKKVVLGENIGTFIGGE; from the coding sequence ATGGAAGAAAAAAAGCCGATCTTTCGGCGCATTTTGCTCAAGCTCAGCGGTGAAGTGTTGATGGGGGAGGAGCGGAAACTCGCGATCGACCCCGCCACCGTAAACGAGATTTGCGAGGAGATCAGCCAGGTTGCCCATTTAGGCGTGCAGATTGCTATTGTCATCGGCGGCGGAAATATTTTCCGCGGCCTCTCCGCCAGCGCGCGGGGGATGGATCGCGTGACGGCCGACTATATGGGCATGCTGGGAACGGTGATCAACTCGCTGGCGCTGCAGGACTTTCTCGAACGGTACGACCTGCAGACGCGCGTCATGACTGCCATCAAAATGGAGGAGCTCGCCGAGCCTTTTATTCGTCGGCGCGCGGTCAGGCATCTGGAAAACGGGAGGGTGGTCATTTTCGGAGCGGGCACCGGCAATCCCTATTTTACCACCGACACGGCGGCAACTCTGCGCGCCGTGGAAGTGCAGGCCGACGCCATTCTCAAGGCGACCAAAGTGGACGGCGTCTATGACAGCGATCCGGTACAAAATCCGAGTGCGGTAAAATTTGACCGGTTGACCTATTATGAAGTTTTTCGCCGTCAGCTTAAGGTGATGGACACTACCGCGGTAACGCTCTGTATGGAAAACAAACTGCCGATTGTCGTTTTTAAACTGCGTGAAAAAGGCAACTTGAAAAAGGTCGTTTTGGGTGAGAACATTGGCACGTTTATAGGTGGTGAGTAA
- the frr gene encoding ribosome recycling factor gives MIDSTKKDAKERMEKALETVRSDFAKLRTGKATPALLDGIRIDYYGTPTPLKQVANISAPEPRLLVVQPWERNMLAEIERAIIKSDLGFNPTNDGIVIRIPIPQLSEERRKELVKIAKKNAEEGRVAVRNIRRDVNERLKKAEKAGEISEDESRNAQEDIQKLTDEYIKKIDDLLASKEKEIMGQ, from the coding sequence ATGATCGACAGTACCAAAAAAGACGCCAAAGAACGGATGGAAAAAGCGCTCGAGACGGTGCGCAGCGATTTTGCCAAACTGCGGACCGGAAAGGCGACACCGGCTTTGTTGGACGGTATCCGCATCGACTATTACGGCACCCCTACGCCGTTGAAGCAGGTCGCCAATATCAGCGCACCGGAGCCGCGGCTTCTTGTGGTCCAGCCGTGGGAACGCAATATGCTGGCCGAGATCGAGCGGGCGATCATCAAATCGGATTTGGGGTTCAATCCGACCAATGACGGAATCGTCATCCGCATTCCCATCCCTCAGCTTAGTGAGGAACGGCGAAAAGAGTTGGTCAAGATCGCCAAAAAGAATGCCGAAGAGGGCAGGGTCGCCGTACGCAATATTCGACGCGACGTCAACGAGCGCCTGAAAAAGGCCGAAAAAGCGGGTGAAATCAGCGAGGACGAATCCCGCAACGCTCAGGAAGACATCCAAAAGCTGACCGACGAATATATCAAAAAAATCGACGACCTTTTGGCGTCCAAAGAAAAAGAGATCATGGGGCAGTAA
- a CDS encoding class I SAM-dependent methyltransferase, producing MNCAVYDAFAPFYDLEYGHKDNDLAFYLDAAARYGDPVLEIGVGTGRVAIALAKAGYRVTGIDNSPEMLARAQQKAAELPQEAASRLTLVSADMRNFALEQTFPLAIIPFRAFLHNLTVKDQLATLRAIRRQLKPKGVLAMDLFVPLYSVISGRNWRERIEPEELADPAQNLTIDIKVRHRPEKQLLIIRNRYHSKITGETKTAVMQYRYVFRFEMASLLRECGYRQIRVFGEFDGRPYNYSSGIMIFVAVKG from the coding sequence GTGAACTGCGCGGTTTACGATGCCTTTGCCCCGTTTTATGACCTGGAATACGGTCACAAGGATAACGATCTTGCCTTTTACCTCGACGCCGCTGCGCGATACGGCGATCCGGTCTTGGAAATCGGGGTCGGCACCGGGCGCGTCGCTATAGCGCTGGCAAAAGCCGGATACCGCGTCACCGGAATCGACAACTCGCCCGAGATGTTGGCCCGCGCGCAACAAAAAGCTGCCGAACTTCCTCAGGAAGCGGCTTCCAGGTTGACTCTGGTTTCCGCGGATATGCGCAATTTCGCCCTTGAACAAACCTTCCCTTTGGCCATTATTCCTTTTCGTGCTTTCCTCCATAACTTGACCGTCAAAGACCAGCTCGCCACGCTGCGGGCGATTCGCCGGCAGCTGAAGCCGAAAGGCGTTCTGGCCATGGACCTGTTCGTTCCTCTTTACTCGGTTATCTCCGGCCGGAATTGGCGGGAACGGATCGAGCCCGAAGAATTGGCCGATCCTGCGCAAAACTTGACGATCGATATCAAAGTTCGGCATCGGCCGGAAAAACAACTGCTCATCATTCGTAACCGCTATCATTCCAAGATTACAGGTGAAACCAAAACGGCGGTGATGCAGTATCGATATGTGTTCCGCTTTGAAATGGCAAGTCTGCTGCGTGAGTGCGGATACAGACAAATTCGCGTATTCGGCGAATTTGACGGAAGGCCGTACAACTATTCCAGCGGCATTATGATTTTTGTTGCCGTCAAGGGCTGA
- a CDS encoding YegS/Rv2252/BmrU family lipid kinase has translation MELGKIRFIRNPKSGIVRTQNLIRKTIEWSFRDYDYEFIETRYPGHAHELAAEAAALGYHAVVAIGGDGTTNEIGSALLHKDTALGVIPLGSGNGLARGLKIPLSPLRAIKLLKTGRIVTIDAGRVEDNVFFIGTGMGFDAAIGKAFNERHVRGLLPYFTVGIREYFSYKPEVYVLKFDGKQIAASALFVTVANLKGWGGGAIISPNAQYDDGLFDVCILHKAPTWYIVVNLYKLFTGGVVKLRRYSRFQTSALEILRERPGPYHFDGEVREGGTELHVSMIPKALKVIVPDEKNETNRHLEKSIRRLFTAE, from the coding sequence ATGGAGCTTGGAAAAATTCGTTTTATTCGCAATCCCAAATCGGGCATAGTCCGAACGCAAAACTTGATCCGCAAGACGATTGAATGGTCGTTTCGCGATTACGATTATGAGTTTATCGAGACGCGCTATCCCGGTCATGCGCACGAACTGGCCGCGGAAGCGGCAGCTTTGGGTTACCATGCGGTCGTCGCCATCGGCGGTGACGGTACGACGAACGAAATCGGCTCCGCACTTCTGCACAAGGATACGGCGTTGGGCGTCATTCCGTTGGGTTCCGGGAACGGGCTGGCGCGCGGCCTCAAAATTCCGCTGTCCCCTCTCAGAGCGATCAAGCTTTTAAAGACTGGGCGTATTGTGACGATCGATGCGGGACGAGTGGAAGACAATGTTTTCTTTATCGGCACCGGCATGGGATTCGACGCAGCCATCGGCAAGGCGTTTAACGAACGTCATGTGCGCGGCCTGCTGCCTTATTTCACGGTCGGCATTCGTGAGTATTTTTCCTACAAGCCCGAAGTCTATGTGCTCAAATTCGACGGCAAGCAGATTGCCGCTTCGGCGCTGTTCGTCACCGTTGCGAATCTGAAGGGTTGGGGAGGCGGTGCCATCATTTCCCCTAATGCTCAATACGACGACGGCCTGTTCGATGTATGCATTCTGCACAAGGCGCCTACCTGGTATATAGTGGTGAACTTGTACAAGCTTTTTACCGGCGGTGTCGTGAAACTGCGGCGCTATAGTCGATTTCAGACCTCTGCATTGGAAATCTTGCGCGAAAGACCAGGGCCCTATCATTTCGACGGCGAAGTTCGCGAGGGAGGCACCGAACTGCATGTCTCCATGATTCCTAAAGCGCTGAAAGTCATTGTGCCTGATGAAAAAAATGAAACAAATCGCCACCTCGAAAAGTCCATAAGGCGGTTGTTTACAGCGGAGTAA
- a CDS encoding lamin tail domain-containing protein, translating into MKKTALFVLLLPALLYGQVVLSEIMFNPEGNERTDEFIELYNCGDQAVDLSGWSISDGSKANRILAHQSGTILQPKKFALLLAPKYFTDSRAYDALIPGDALLLTIDASQFGAYGLNNTKGERVSLQSPNGEESAYEYTPDNPDGYSEEKIDLIGSNTPENWQNSRKKGGTPGAPNSVSKLTFDLEVQKVTISPQFPTPEDSLSLDIMLTNRGRMPIDSCSLQIRNRQAYLSILWSKSLPLRLSTGDSMHVHVHLAPLYEGDHTLTIEATAAGDENFANNRVEVIIHVESSAAPQVVINEIMYLTDERSEEWIELYNAGCSAVNLNGWTIADRKKAVVITQNDFLLAPESYAVLGGTPSEFDTTAVLILMSLPELNNSGDDLYLRDSRNRPIDAVSYVSAMGGAKGVSLERVDSRRPSTETKNWGSCLDSLGHTAGRRNSLSPRDYDLAALEPVRVTPNRPIEGDLLTFCLAVVNCGLLPIDSAYAVLVSKEGICLQQSLPAYLAAGDTLTIEFLWRAESSGLLTFRFACGGPKDENPKNDTCSVTFYVSPAVNQIIINEIMYNPEAGKGEWIELYHRGETPLDLRGWSLADGDTTKKIQLTKETLVLSAGIYCIIAKDSSVAPPAGVPFVVLRRFPSLSNTADTLHLFDPSGRLHEQVIYSAAWGGARGRSLERVHPDVSAAERSNWTTCVDPDGHTMGRRNSVAVQELSPNARLAAAPNPFSPDGDGIDELTAISYSLPIAIAQVNLKIFDIRGRLVRRLLNYELSGTERTVFWDGRDEEGRVCRMGIYVILLEARSNGSMLTARCSVVLAARL; encoded by the coding sequence ATGAAAAAGACGGCTCTTTTTGTGCTTCTTTTGCCGGCTCTTTTGTACGGACAGGTCGTTCTCTCGGAGATCATGTTCAATCCTGAAGGCAACGAGAGAACCGACGAGTTTATCGAGCTTTACAACTGTGGGGATCAAGCAGTCGACCTCAGCGGCTGGTCGATCAGCGACGGCAGCAAAGCCAATCGCATTCTTGCCCATCAGAGCGGAACGATCCTGCAACCGAAAAAGTTTGCCCTGCTGTTAGCGCCGAAATATTTCACTGACAGCAGAGCTTACGACGCACTCATTCCAGGCGATGCCCTACTGTTGACCATCGACGCATCCCAGTTCGGCGCCTATGGATTGAACAACACAAAGGGGGAGCGCGTCAGCCTGCAAAGTCCGAACGGTGAAGAGTCCGCCTATGAGTACACACCCGACAACCCCGACGGCTACTCGGAAGAAAAAATCGACCTCATCGGCAGCAATACACCGGAAAATTGGCAGAATTCCCGCAAAAAAGGCGGAACGCCGGGGGCACCCAACTCTGTCTCCAAGCTTACCTTTGATCTCGAAGTGCAAAAGGTAACGATTTCTCCTCAATTTCCTACGCCGGAGGATTCGCTGTCCCTGGATATCATGCTGACGAATAGAGGCAGAATGCCGATCGATTCATGCTCGCTGCAGATAAGAAATCGCCAAGCGTACCTCTCCATTCTCTGGTCAAAAAGCCTGCCCCTCCGTTTATCGACCGGCGACTCGATGCATGTCCATGTCCATCTCGCGCCGCTTTATGAAGGAGATCATACGCTTACGATCGAAGCGACGGCGGCAGGGGATGAGAATTTCGCCAATAACCGAGTCGAGGTCATCATTCACGTCGAGTCCTCTGCGGCGCCGCAGGTGGTTATTAACGAGATCATGTACCTTACCGATGAACGATCCGAGGAGTGGATCGAGTTGTACAATGCCGGTTGTTCGGCCGTGAATTTGAACGGATGGACGATCGCCGACCGCAAAAAGGCGGTCGTCATTACCCAAAATGATTTCCTTCTTGCACCTGAGTCTTATGCCGTGCTGGGTGGAACGCCTTCCGAATTCGACACGACGGCAGTTCTCATCCTCATGTCTCTTCCGGAACTCAACAACTCAGGCGACGATCTCTATTTACGCGACAGTCGAAATCGGCCGATCGATGCCGTCTCCTATGTGTCCGCAATGGGAGGAGCAAAGGGCGTCTCCTTGGAGCGAGTCGACAGCCGAAGGCCGTCGACCGAGACGAAGAATTGGGGCAGCTGCCTCGATTCTCTCGGCCACACCGCGGGTCGGCGCAACAGCCTCTCGCCGCGCGATTATGACCTGGCCGCGCTCGAACCTGTACGCGTGACGCCGAATCGGCCCATTGAGGGCGATCTATTGACGTTTTGCCTCGCGGTCGTCAATTGCGGCCTGCTGCCGATCGACAGCGCTTATGCAGTCTTGGTGTCAAAAGAAGGAATCTGTCTGCAGCAGAGCTTGCCGGCTTATCTCGCCGCCGGAGATACGCTGACCATCGAGTTCTTGTGGCGCGCTGAATCATCGGGTTTACTCACCTTCCGGTTTGCATGTGGTGGTCCAAAAGACGAAAACCCGAAAAACGACACCTGCAGCGTAACTTTCTATGTCAGCCCGGCGGTCAACCAAATTATCATTAATGAGATCATGTACAATCCGGAGGCCGGAAAGGGAGAGTGGATCGAACTTTATCACCGCGGTGAAACGCCGCTCGATCTCAGAGGATGGTCGTTGGCCGACGGCGATACGACGAAAAAAATACAGCTCACGAAAGAGACCTTGGTGCTTTCCGCCGGCATATATTGCATTATTGCCAAAGACTCGAGCGTCGCACCTCCTGCCGGTGTACCGTTTGTCGTCCTTCGTAGATTTCCCTCCTTATCCAACACAGCCGATACGCTTCATCTATTCGACCCTTCGGGTCGGCTGCATGAACAGGTTATCTATTCAGCCGCATGGGGAGGGGCCCGCGGCCGCAGCTTGGAGCGAGTTCACCCCGACGTTTCTGCTGCCGAGCGCAGCAATTGGACGACCTGCGTCGACCCCGACGGCCACACCATGGGCCGCCGCAACAGCGTCGCAGTCCAGGAGCTTTCGCCGAACGCCCGGCTCGCCGCCGCGCCAAACCCTTTTTCTCCCGACGGCGACGGCATCGACGAGCTGACGGCAATCTCCTATTCCCTGCCGATCGCCATTGCTCAGGTTAATTTAAAGATTTTCGATATTCGCGGAAGATTGGTACGGCGCCTCCTGAATTACGAGCTGAGCGGCACCGAACGCACGGTCTTTTGGGACGGACGTGATGAGGAAGGTCGAGTCTGTCGAATGGGAATCTATGTCATTTTGCTGGAAGCTCGCAGCAACGGTTCTATGTTGACCGCCCGCTGTTCGGTCGTATTGGCTGCACGTCTTTAG